In a genomic window of candidate division WOR-3 bacterium:
- a CDS encoding mechanosensitive ion channel family protein, which translates to MLWQELGKSLAEQFFGPGRLLSYTRAFINTLIIVTGAWLVTKLFNLAVSRIFRQKEERYYRTVVPLIQSLFRYVILALAIVLILRAVGVDYKAIIAGAGVLGLAIGFGAQTLVKDFISGFFTLFEGAIAAGDYVVTSNLEGTVEKIGLRVTQIRAFDGTLWTVPNGELTSFGNRNRDYMRAMVTFDLAYEQNAEQGMKVAALVAENWYARNHERCLDRPEVQGLLNFGDSGVRIRVICKVKPGEQWAVERELRLEIKKAFDESGIEIPFPRRVVYTRKRQDG; encoded by the coding sequence ATGTTGTGGCAGGAGCTGGGGAAAAGTCTGGCAGAACAGTTTTTTGGACCGGGCCGATTACTAAGTTATACGCGCGCATTTATCAATACATTGATAATCGTTACCGGTGCTTGGCTTGTCACCAAGCTGTTTAATCTGGCAGTCAGCCGGATTTTCCGGCAGAAGGAAGAGAGGTATTACCGGACGGTAGTTCCGCTGATACAGAGTCTTTTTCGTTATGTAATTCTTGCTCTGGCTATTGTTCTGATACTCCGAGCAGTAGGAGTCGATTATAAGGCAATTATTGCCGGAGCTGGTGTACTCGGGTTGGCGATCGGTTTCGGTGCCCAGACGTTGGTTAAGGATTTTATCTCCGGGTTTTTCACTCTGTTTGAAGGAGCAATTGCCGCCGGCGACTATGTTGTTACCTCTAATCTTGAGGGAACGGTAGAGAAAATCGGTTTGCGAGTTACCCAGATTCGTGCGTTTGACGGCACGCTCTGGACCGTACCCAATGGTGAGCTCACCAGTTTCGGAAACAGGAATCGAGATTACATGCGGGCGATGGTTACATTTGATCTGGCCTATGAACAGAATGCCGAACAGGGAATGAAAGTGGCGGCGCTGGTGGCTGAGAACTGGTATGCCCGAAACCACGAACGGTGTTTAGATAGACCTGAAGTTCAGGGTTTGCTGAATTTCGGCGATTCTGGTGTGCGGATTAGAGTTATCTGCAAGGTGAAGCCTGGTGAGCAGTGGGCCGTGGAACGGGAACTCCGGCTGGAAATTAAAAAGGCGTTTGATGAGTCGGGAATTGAAATTCCATTTCCCCGTCGTGTAGTTTACACCCGCAAGAGGCAGGACGGTTAG
- the selD gene encoding selenide, water dikinase SelD: MSKAQLAQALSGLEVPTDPRLLVGISTADDAGVFLLQSELALVQTVDILTPMVEDPYVFGQIAAANSLSDIYAMGGEPVTVLNIVGFPAAMDKAVLREILRGGQDTVKLAGAVVVGGHTFNEKEIKYGLSVTGRVDPDKIITNAGARIGDRLVLTKPLGTGVFAQIMMTEETVDTDLYRTAVESMMLLNKTARDLMLEFGATAATDITGYGFLGHLQEMAEASGVRARVYSREIPILPGVRELADRYVNSGVAMNEASFSRWVEWKDKVSDPIRNLLWESESSGGLLISLPTDSVHSFQDKAQRLGVMTAVVGEVISGPPGTIEVV, encoded by the coding sequence ATAAGTAAGGCGCAGTTGGCGCAGGCACTTTCGGGACTGGAAGTCCCCACGGACCCGCGACTGCTGGTTGGTATCAGCACCGCAGATGATGCAGGGGTTTTTCTGCTTCAGTCGGAACTTGCACTTGTACAGACGGTCGATATTTTGACGCCGATGGTAGAGGATCCCTATGTCTTTGGGCAGATTGCAGCTGCCAATTCTCTTTCGGATATTTATGCGATGGGAGGAGAACCTGTTACGGTGCTGAACATCGTTGGTTTTCCGGCTGCGATGGATAAGGCGGTGCTTCGGGAAATTCTGCGGGGAGGACAGGATACGGTAAAACTGGCAGGTGCAGTAGTAGTTGGCGGACACACATTTAATGAGAAAGAAATAAAATACGGGCTGTCAGTTACAGGCAGGGTGGATCCCGATAAGATTATCACCAATGCCGGTGCCCGGATTGGCGACCGCTTGGTTCTGACCAAACCTTTGGGTACCGGGGTTTTTGCTCAGATCATGATGACCGAAGAAACCGTAGACACCGATCTCTACCGTACAGCAGTTGAGTCGATGATGCTTTTAAACAAGACCGCCCGCGACTTGATGCTTGAGTTTGGTGCCACTGCAGCAACCGACATTACCGGATACGGTTTTTTGGGGCATCTTCAGGAAATGGCAGAGGCTTCAGGAGTTCGGGCAAGGGTTTATTCCCGAGAGATACCGATATTACCCGGGGTAAGGGAACTGGCAGATAGATATGTAAATTCCGGGGTGGCCATGAACGAGGCTTCGTTCAGCAGATGGGTGGAATGGAAAGACAAAGTTTCTGATCCAATAAGGAATCTGCTCTGGGAGTCCGAGAGTTCAGGCGGGCTTTTGATTTCGCTGCCGACGGATAGTGTGCATTCATTTCAAGATAAGGCACAACGACTGGGAGTGATGACAGCGGTTGTAGGGGAAGTTATTTCGGGACCACCGGGAACAATTGAAGTAGTATAA
- a CDS encoding TrkA family potassium uptake protein: MKQFAVIGLGTFGARVARALMKKGAEVIAIDSDIKRVEDIKDDVTQALCIDATDEDALKQSGVLDVDAVIVAMGERMEAAIIVTSLLKRFGAGQVITRAASSLYARILKDVGADRTILIEEQMADQLAKSLLTPDLLEQIPLASNHSLAEIHAPRHFIGKKLGQLDIRRRFGVNVIAIKKRMPTITPEGETSYQEQINDLPGPEDIIEQDDILVVVGRDGDIERLTRTI, encoded by the coding sequence ATGAAACAGTTTGCAGTTATCGGACTGGGCACTTTTGGTGCCCGGGTCGCCCGCGCACTGATGAAAAAGGGAGCAGAGGTTATCGCAATTGATTCTGACATAAAACGGGTCGAAGACATCAAGGACGATGTCACTCAGGCACTGTGTATTGATGCCACGGACGAAGATGCACTCAAGCAATCGGGTGTGCTGGATGTTGATGCCGTTATTGTAGCAATGGGTGAGCGAATGGAAGCGGCTATTATTGTCACATCTCTATTGAAACGGTTTGGTGCCGGTCAGGTAATCACCCGCGCTGCCTCTTCTCTTTATGCCCGAATTCTCAAGGATGTCGGTGCCGACCGTACAATTCTGATTGAAGAACAGATGGCCGATCAACTGGCAAAGTCACTTTTGACCCCAGACCTGTTGGAACAGATACCGCTTGCCTCAAATCACAGCCTAGCAGAAATTCATGCACCCCGGCATTTTATCGGCAAAAAACTCGGACAGCTCGACATCCGCCGGCGTTTCGGTGTCAATGTTATTGCGATCAAAAAAAGAATGCCTACTATCACCCCCGAAGGCGAAACTTCATATCAGGAGCAGATTAACGACCTTCCAGGCCCTGAAGATATCATTGAACAGGATGATATTCTGGTCGTCGTAGGACGGGATGGAGATATTGAACGCCTGACCCGCACAATCTAA
- a CDS encoding HAMP domain-containing protein: MIITPFHSIRGRIASGMLITALLILPVVLLALYYVGEMNRLATVIAETDAELLRQGNIIIHHFHELRTAERNFMLTGDSQYLSTARLALNQLVARSERSRRFAPELKPQFDSLVMALRTYNLMIDSLAQFRTLRFSTTPAFELNRLWDQRRLLIEQSSTLPADAETTADSILNVISKLDQEIEFYQMLGGMQTMFHQRLTDVSRAIITLAESITSRANQRIAEHKARVTRLFIWSQRNIITSVLIFCCLLIYLIFTLPRAVILPLKRMANALHRVENGDFDVRITLEARDELGNLARQLNRVFVHLRELDEMKSNQIVELERRFRLLASNIKEGVLVVDRNLKIIYVNPAAEPLLGIHPAEAIGRSCAELSNLKPFLLHLQQLLSGAASHQECEIIPAFASSAVCFEALRNREGTTIAVLVIITNPAPPEPSEETSN, encoded by the coding sequence ATGATAATAACGCCATTTCATTCTATCCGAGGTAGAATTGCCTCGGGTATGCTCATTACTGCGCTGCTGATTCTGCCGGTGGTTCTCTTGGCACTTTATTATGTTGGCGAAATGAATCGCCTCGCGACAGTCATTGCCGAAACCGACGCCGAACTGCTACGTCAAGGCAATATCATTATCCACCACTTCCACGAGTTACGAACGGCGGAGCGTAACTTTATGCTTACCGGCGATTCGCAGTATCTGTCAACAGCCCGGCTTGCTTTGAATCAGTTAGTGGCCAGAAGTGAACGCAGCCGGCGTTTCGCTCCGGAACTCAAACCCCAATTTGATTCTCTGGTCATGGCACTCAGAACGTACAATTTAATGATCGATTCACTAGCCCAGTTTCGAACACTGCGTTTTTCAACAACTCCTGCCTTCGAACTGAATAGACTATGGGACCAAAGGCGCTTATTGATTGAACAGAGTTCAACACTTCCTGCTGATGCTGAAACAACCGCAGATTCAATACTGAATGTCATCAGCAAACTGGATCAGGAAATCGAATTTTATCAAATGCTGGGTGGCATGCAAACCATGTTTCATCAACGTCTGACCGATGTCAGCCGCGCAATCATTACTCTGGCAGAATCAATCACCTCCAGAGCAAATCAGCGAATAGCAGAACATAAAGCTCGGGTTACCCGACTCTTTATTTGGAGTCAACGGAACATTATCACTTCGGTTCTGATATTTTGCTGCCTTCTGATTTATCTGATCTTCACCCTGCCCCGTGCTGTCATCCTCCCGCTCAAACGGATGGCTAATGCACTGCATCGTGTGGAAAACGGCGATTTCGATGTCCGTATTACACTTGAAGCGCGTGATGAGCTGGGAAACCTTGCCCGGCAGTTGAACCGGGTATTCGTCCACCTGCGGGAACTGGATGAAATGAAGTCAAATCAGATCGTCGAGCTGGAACGCCGGTTCCGTCTCCTAGCATCCAACATCAAGGAAGGGGTCCTTGTTGTTGACCGGAATTTGAAAATAATCTATGTCAATCCTGCAGCCGAACCCCTGCTGGGCATTCACCCGGCTGAAGCAATCGGCAGGTCATGCGCTGAACTATCCAACCTCAAGCCATTTCTCCTTCACCTTCAACAACTGCTCTCCGGCGCTGCCAGCCATCAGGAATGTGAAATCATCCCTGCCTTTGCCAGTTCAGCCGTATGCTTTGAGGCACTCCGCAATCGAGAAGGAACGACAATTGCTGTCCTCGTCATCATCACCAATCCAGCTCCTCCGGAACCTTCGGAAGAAACTTCAAACTAA
- the selB gene encoding selenocysteine-specific translation elongation factor: MHFVLGTAGHIDHGKSALVKALTGTDPDRLKEEQERGMTTDLGFAFLGEDITIIDVPGHERFVRHMLAGASSIDMVMLVVAADDGVMPQTKEHFEICRLLGIKKGIIVINKIDLVDSTLVELVRDEVRELVRGSFLENAPVFAVSARTGEGIEDLKRGILELTREVERKPDRGVFRMPIDRCFTIKGFGVVVAGTVLSGSCKIGDRLEILPECIAARVRGIQRHNQPVVQAGTGERAALNLQGVELDQVYRGQVVVTPGYYQPSSYIQASLYLLKDSPIALRNMARVHLHIGTAEVMCRVCLLDKKELLPGDEGLVQLRTEKPIVCDYNDRYVLRYASPLATLGGGVVLEIGSSKLRRFDEAVINRLRQLKAGEQGALLEQLLLKNSFDIKTLGGIARQMAVSEDQVGHMLQVLIDSQRAATLDFEGKRYVIHNEVLRLALTSVLGILADFHRQNPLRMGMKSSELRTKAGQLPPVLFELVLNHLQQQGEIIVDGDRVRLKGHTLQLKPEEQVLFDWVARILQETRWIPPDPVELFSGVDHKLAQRVKLALVESGTVIDLGDGILMHAQAVSEAKKVLLRLLEEKSELAATDFRQALETTRKYAIPLLNYFDSIGLTQRKGDVRVLKSRVKT, encoded by the coding sequence ATGCATTTTGTCTTGGGTACTGCCGGCCACATTGACCACGGTAAGAGCGCTTTGGTTAAAGCACTCACCGGGACTGACCCGGACCGTTTGAAGGAGGAGCAGGAACGGGGAATGACCACCGACTTGGGTTTTGCCTTTCTCGGCGAAGATATTACAATTATCGACGTGCCGGGTCATGAACGGTTTGTGCGTCATATGCTGGCAGGGGCGAGTTCCATTGATATGGTAATGCTGGTGGTTGCTGCTGATGATGGGGTTATGCCTCAGACAAAGGAGCATTTTGAAATTTGCCGGCTGTTGGGAATTAAAAAGGGAATAATTGTAATAAACAAGATTGATCTGGTCGATAGTACATTAGTAGAGCTGGTCAGAGATGAGGTTCGGGAGCTGGTCCGGGGATCATTTTTGGAAAACGCCCCGGTATTTGCGGTCTCAGCCCGTACCGGCGAGGGAATTGAGGATTTGAAGCGGGGAATTCTTGAGCTGACACGGGAGGTGGAACGGAAACCGGATCGGGGCGTATTCCGGATGCCGATTGATCGTTGTTTTACAATCAAAGGGTTCGGTGTGGTAGTTGCCGGCACTGTGCTATCCGGGAGCTGTAAGATTGGGGACCGGCTTGAGATATTACCTGAATGCATTGCCGCAAGAGTCCGGGGTATTCAACGGCACAACCAGCCTGTAGTACAGGCGGGTACCGGGGAACGGGCAGCATTGAATCTCCAAGGAGTGGAACTGGATCAGGTGTATCGTGGTCAGGTGGTGGTGACTCCTGGATATTACCAGCCGTCCAGTTACATTCAAGCATCGCTTTATCTTTTGAAAGATTCTCCGATCGCACTCCGCAATATGGCACGGGTCCATCTGCATATTGGAACTGCTGAGGTGATGTGCCGGGTCTGTCTGTTGGATAAAAAGGAACTTCTCCCCGGGGATGAAGGGCTGGTGCAATTGAGGACTGAAAAACCGATAGTCTGCGACTATAACGATAGGTATGTCCTAAGGTATGCTTCCCCACTAGCCACACTGGGGGGTGGTGTTGTGCTCGAGATTGGCAGCAGTAAGCTGCGGCGTTTTGATGAAGCGGTTATCAATCGGCTGAGGCAGCTTAAGGCAGGTGAGCAGGGTGCATTGCTGGAACAGCTATTGCTGAAAAACAGTTTTGATATCAAGACTTTAGGCGGTATCGCGCGGCAGATGGCTGTTAGCGAAGATCAGGTCGGTCATATGCTCCAGGTGCTGATTGACAGTCAGCGGGCGGCGACGCTGGATTTTGAAGGCAAGCGGTATGTGATTCACAATGAAGTCCTGCGTTTGGCACTGACAAGTGTTCTTGGCATATTAGCCGATTTCCATCGGCAGAATCCGCTGCGCATGGGAATGAAATCGTCGGAGCTTCGGACGAAGGCCGGACAACTGCCTCCGGTTCTGTTTGAGCTGGTATTAAATCACCTGCAACAGCAGGGTGAGATAATAGTTGATGGCGACAGGGTGCGGCTCAAGGGGCATACGCTGCAGTTGAAACCGGAGGAGCAGGTTCTGTTTGACTGGGTTGCCCGTATTTTGCAAGAGACCCGCTGGATACCGCCCGATCCAGTCGAACTTTTTTCCGGAGTTGACCATAAACTTGCACAGCGGGTAAAACTTGCACTGGTGGAATCTGGAACGGTTATTGATCTCGGTGACGGAATTTTGATGCATGCGCAGGCAGTTTCCGAGGCAAAAAAAGTGTTGTTGAGACTGTTGGAGGAGAAGTCTGAGCTTGCAGCAACCGATTTCCGTCAGGCACTGGAAACAACGCGAAAGTATGCAATTCCGCTTTTGAATTACTTTGATAGTATCGGATTGACCCAGCGCAAGGGCGATGTCCGGGTACTTAAAAGCAGGGTAAAGACTTAG
- a CDS encoding TrkH family potassium uptake protein, with translation MLFKRFRIIKTARTPPGWLTSLFWSITALVGINVIFIVLTNGYHLTFPPWAKLILRLSLITAGLGTIAEIFTKRLVTPALPLSRFRQIFDLAIAIILIPAVVFQRMLILILVLYQVINLTGLSRSRFLPAVLGNIRQRPVRMLVISFLTLIAAGTLLLTFPAATTDGRGADILTALFTATSATCVTGLIVRDTGTYFSHFGQLVILTLIQLGGLGIMTFYTSIVVLLGQRMGLQERRTMQEIIEETRDIDIARMVRYVLLFTLTAEGIGMVILFLRWLFVLGSPGQALYFAAFHSISAFCNAGFSLFPDSFIRFQSDLCINLCIITLIVLGGLGFPVVNEIINRQNLLRFPRNFRQLSTNNSPRQLRLTLHSRIVLITTAFLITGGTILFFFLEYDNTLHNLPLSTKLLASLFQSVTARTAGFNTVGLSNLHGVTIFLWAILMFIGASPGGTGGGVKTSTIAVLFLAIRSRIRGEEEIVYFRRTIPKDVVYRAMAIIALSLGIIALTYAGLLFLENQRFESLLFEAISAFGTVGLSIGITPELNIIGKLLIIILMFIGRTGPLTLTLAMSAANKHSMITYPTARIIVG, from the coding sequence ATGCTTTTTAAACGCTTCCGGATTATCAAAACTGCCCGAACACCTCCGGGCTGGCTGACGTCGTTATTCTGGTCTATCACCGCACTGGTAGGTATTAATGTCATTTTCATAGTGCTTACTAATGGTTATCACCTCACATTTCCCCCATGGGCTAAGTTAATCTTGCGCCTGTCGCTCATTACCGCCGGTTTGGGGACAATTGCCGAAATCTTCACCAAGCGGCTTGTTACTCCGGCTTTGCCGTTATCGCGGTTTCGGCAAATTTTTGACCTTGCGATCGCAATAATACTTATCCCGGCAGTTGTCTTCCAGCGTATGCTCATTCTCATTCTCGTACTCTATCAGGTGATCAATCTCACAGGTCTTTCCCGGTCTAGATTTCTGCCGGCAGTCCTAGGTAACATCCGGCAGCGACCGGTACGTATGCTGGTCATCAGCTTTCTGACGCTGATTGCTGCGGGAACTTTACTGCTTACATTCCCTGCTGCTACTACTGACGGCCGAGGCGCCGATATTCTTACCGCTCTATTTACCGCCACTTCTGCCACTTGTGTCACCGGACTGATTGTCAGGGATACGGGCACCTATTTTTCACATTTCGGCCAGCTGGTAATCCTAACACTAATTCAGCTGGGCGGACTGGGAATAATGACTTTTTATACAAGCATCGTCGTTCTGCTGGGTCAGCGCATGGGACTGCAGGAACGCCGGACAATGCAGGAGATTATCGAAGAAACCCGGGATATCGATATCGCCCGCATGGTCAGGTACGTTCTGCTCTTTACCCTGACGGCAGAGGGAATTGGAATGGTGATCCTTTTCCTCCGCTGGCTGTTTGTACTGGGCAGTCCGGGTCAGGCATTATACTTTGCAGCATTTCACTCGATTTCCGCCTTTTGTAATGCGGGTTTTTCCCTGTTCCCTGATTCGTTTATCCGTTTCCAGTCGGATCTGTGCATCAATCTTTGCATTATTACCCTCATTGTTCTTGGTGGACTCGGATTCCCGGTAGTAAATGAAATAATCAACCGTCAAAATTTACTCCGTTTCCCAAGGAATTTCCGTCAACTGTCAACTAATAATAGTCCCCGGCAGCTGCGACTGACTCTCCACTCCCGTATTGTATTAATCACGACTGCATTTCTAATTACCGGGGGTACTATACTATTCTTTTTCTTGGAATATGACAACACACTCCACAATCTGCCTCTAAGTACAAAACTGCTGGCAAGCTTATTTCAGTCAGTAACTGCCCGAACCGCAGGATTTAACACCGTGGGCCTCTCCAACCTCCATGGCGTAACGATATTCCTCTGGGCGATTCTAATGTTCATCGGCGCATCTCCCGGCGGCACCGGTGGCGGAGTAAAAACATCAACAATCGCTGTCCTGTTTCTTGCAATCCGTTCCCGGATCCGAGGCGAAGAGGAAATCGTCTATTTCCGGCGCACAATCCCAAAGGATGTTGTCTACCGGGCAATGGCAATAATTGCCCTCAGCTTGGGAATAATAGCACTGACCTACGCCGGACTACTTTTTCTTGAAAATCAGCGGTTTGAATCCCTGCTTTTTGAAGCTATCTCGGCTTTCGGTACGGTCGGCTTATCAATCGGCATCACTCCGGAGTTGAATATCATCGGGAAATTGCTCATAATAATTTTAATGTTTATTGGTAGAACTGGCCCACTAACTCTGACATTGGCTATGAGTGCTGCCAACAAGCATTCGATGATTACGTACCCGACCGCCCGAATCATCGTTGGGTAA